One region of bacterium genomic DNA includes:
- a CDS encoding 4Fe-4S dicluster domain-containing protein: MNRREFLKTGAIGLGGLVGIKGSVYPSETKEFYGMLVDTTLCIGCSSCEKACAEVNHLPAPNLGDDKPRETSIDAFTVVNKFKIDNKEIFVKKQCMHCNQPACASACLVKAMHKTEEGPVIWRGNKCLGCRYCMIACPFDIPKLEYNSLNPKIRKCEFCFERLKKGEKPGCVDACPMEALIFGTRRELIEIARTRIYKNPEKYVHHIYGEDEAGGTGWLYLASVPFQKLGFGANIGTTPYPEYTKEFLYSVALIFLVWPSFLVGLHKALKKEDEGD, encoded by the coding sequence ATGAATAGAAGGGAATTTTTAAAAACAGGGGCTATAGGATTAGGTGGATTGGTGGGGATTAAAGGCTCGGTTTATCCCTCGGAAACAAAAGAATTTTATGGAATGCTGGTGGATACAACCCTCTGCATTGGCTGCAGTTCTTGCGAGAAGGCTTGTGCAGAAGTAAACCATCTTCCAGCACCAAATTTAGGAGATGACAAGCCAAGAGAGACAAGTATTGATGCCTTTACGGTGGTCAATAAATTCAAAATTGATAACAAAGAGATATTTGTCAAAAAGCAATGTATGCATTGCAATCAGCCAGCCTGTGCCTCTGCCTGTCTGGTTAAGGCAATGCATAAGACAGAAGAAGGACCAGTTATCTGGCGGGGTAATAAATGTCTGGGTTGCCGCTATTGTATGATTGCTTGCCCATTTGATATTCCAAAGCTTGAGTACAACAGCCTAAATCCTAAGATAAGAAAATGTGAATTTTGTTTTGAAAGGCTTAAAAAAGGGGAAAAGCCTGGCTGTGTAGATGCCTGTCCTATGGAGGCACTTATATTTGGAACAAGGAGGGAGCTTATTGAAATTGCAAGGACGAGGATATACAAAAATCCCGAAAAATATGTCCATCATATCTATGGTGAAGATGAGGCAGGAGGAACAGGCTGGCTTTATCTTGCAAGCGTTCCCTTTCAAAAATTAGGCTTTGGTGCAAATATTGGAACAACGCCATACCCTGAATATACAAAGGAGTTTTTATACAGCGTTGCCTTAATATTCTTGGTCTGGCCCTCATTTCTTGTTGGCTTACATAAGGCTTTAAAGAAAGAAGATGAAGGAGATTAA
- a CDS encoding CopG family antitoxin, producing MNKLQIPKFKTYEEEAAFWDNLDTSCFMEDNGEWFRFETPNKRAIRVAILPEIADELIRRAHIQRISIETMINVLLIEHIHEAVVD from the coding sequence ATGAATAAGTTACAAATACCAAAATTCAAAACTTACGAAGAGGAAGCAGCATTTTGGGACAATCTTGATACCTCTTGTTTTATGGAAGATAATGGGGAATGGTTTAGGTTTGAGACACCTAACAAACGAGCAATTCGTGTTGCTATCTTGCCTGAAATTGCGGACGAACTTATACGCCGTGCCCATATCCAAAGGATATCAATTGAAACAATGATAAATGTTCTTTTGATTGAACACATCCATGAAGCTGTTGTGGACTAA